Genomic DNA from Salvia miltiorrhiza cultivar Shanhuang (shh) chromosome 1, IMPLAD_Smil_shh, whole genome shotgun sequence:
TAGTGGGGAACACTTGCATTCTGCCACCTACCTTCCATATTTAAGCCCCCTCCCTCCTCCTCCATGTTGGAGCACCTCTAATGGAGGGCGACTCTGCCGGTCTGGAGTGGGAGAATCTCGCCCTCTTCTCCTCCAAGCCCCTCCACCCCTTCTCCATGCCCACCGACTTCTACCACGACCCCGACCTCAGCCTCGGCCGCCACCCCTTcgcctccccctccccctcccctgCCCCCTCTTCCATTCCCGTTTCCGTATCTTCCACCCCCACCAAGCGGTCCCGCGCCTCCTACCACAATATGCAGAACCCCTGCTGCCAGGTCGAGGGCTGCAACCTCGACCTCAAGCTCGCCAAGGACTACCACCGCCGCCATAGGATCTGCGAGACCCATTCCAAGAGCCCCAAGGTCATCGTCGCCGGCATGGAGCGCCGCTTTTGCCAGCAATGCAGCAGGTCTTCATACACATTTCTATTCCATTCTTTACTactctcttctcactctcactattaatttcttttaattcttGCAAGATTCCATGACCTCTCGGAGTTCGATGACAAGAAGAGGAGCTGCAGGCGCCGCCTCTCCGACCACAATGCCAGGCGCCGGAGGGTGCAGCCGGAGTCAATCCAGCTCACCTCATCTCCTGCATTGTACACTGGTATTCTCTTAATTAATTTGCTCATCTTCGATCCACATATTAatatgtctatatatataaCTCCACTTCAATTCCATTTTTGAACAGATCAaagacagcagcagcagcagcaacagcagaaCGTTCTGTTGAACGGACTTCCCGTGTCGTCGTGGGAAAACAGCATGTCGAGGCACGCCCTCCTTAGGCCTCCCAAGCTAAATGAGGACCTCCTTCTGCACATGGATCCCATCCACCGCTCCACTCCTCGCATTCTCGATCAATGTGAGTAATTCTGgagtttgatttttgtttttacttgaTGAATCGAATATTCTTGATATTTAATACATGTGTAGGCGTGCATAACAACTCTTCAATGGCTCCGGACCTGCTGAGTGCTCACTCTCTTCTGTCATCCAACTCCTGGAGCTTGAACGAAGGCGAATCATCCAGTTCGATGGAGGGCATCGTGATGAGGCACCCGGACCCCGACTCACACCACTTTCAGACCAACAACATCGGCCTCGATCAACCCCCGCTCTTGCATTCGGTTAATATGCACAATGCTGCCTCCTCACATCACCAAGAATATCAACTCTTTAAATCACCTTACCATTCCGGTAACTTTTATTCCACTCAAAGGAGTttgtgacttttttttttttttttttcatttatttctttTGGATTCGTTGTAGACTATGTTGTTGTGGCAATAAATATGTCCACGTTTTTTACTCTGTTGTAATATGaatgtgggagagagagagagaggttaagtTGGTTGTTAGTACTTGATTGGAAAGTTGTTCCTAGGATAAACAGAAAAAACCTGCGTTGATGGATCCGAGATGACAACGGTTTTTGATTGTAGTACTTGATTACTGTAGCTGAGTGGTATGTATAAAGTTAGCAAGCTTTGTCTCACTCTGttggactcagatctcactacGCTACGCATTCATATTTTCGGTTTAGATACGCACTACTCGTACGTATACGTACATTAATTATGTATTCTTGTCTAAATATACAATCATACATCCCTTTCCGTAAATTAATGAGTCCTAAAGCCCATGTCCTTGGATTTTGATTCATGGGGAAAAAGCAGGCATGTATCCCTATTTTGGTACACACTACACTCAATCTTATTTACGTAAAGTCCATCATCTCTTTGATTTTAGGACCACCTGCGAGAGGGATTGTTGATTCCATATGCCATACCAATGCACGCTCTCCATCCGTcaactaattcaaggcctacgaAAAGaaacatgaattttaagaaaaaaatgtaattttattagttgagtggagaaagagacccacGTTTTATTAAAGTCAAAGCAAAAAGGCATAAATTGAGTGAAGAAAGTGTACTTTTgtgattaaaatatgaataaatacttactaaaaatagataggccttaaattggtggacggattaaaaaggcaagtaggccttaaATTAATGGACGGAGGGATTGCAACAACACCACTAACACTATGGGATAAATCTTAGTATACAATTTATCAATGAATTATATAGTCCAAGTTGGAGTagttccaattttttttctctaaaattTTGTACCACGTCAACAATAAGAAAACACCCATTATCCCATAAATatgctcttctctctctctcttatataTACGTACTATACTATCATTTCCTTCCGTGCAATCCACACGTTACATCTTTTTGTAGCATTGAATAATTTGATGGGTGATTATAATGAACTGATATAAAGAATTTAGGTAAAAATTTATGAGTATTTTGTTGTATGTCACACGAAATCACCAATCAACATTTATTGTTGTACAAATATTTGCAATCATCTAATATCAATGGTTGAAAGCCAACTGAAGTGGCAACCATAGTTGTCGAATTTCATGTATATACGAAGTTCAAGTCATTGTAGATCGTGTATTGTCAGTTTTAGTGGGAGCTGTATTTTTTAATGGTGGTGTTTTTTTGTCTGGGAAGTCGAATGGATCATAAATGTGTCGAGATTTTGAAATCAAGcccaaatatgaatttttatgcattcattcatattttttttctttttttttcctaataAACAAGCACCCGATGGATGATGGGTTAGGCAGACCCCCAACCTGTAAATAAACCTCAACCagtaatattaaatttatgaaatgtaaaaaagaacaataattaaaagatttattttaaaataattgatgATAGTCAGCTAAGTCTTAATTTGAATGCTTTGCCAATTGAGCTACATCacctttttaaaaaataataataatttaaataattgcaTGATTcgagttattgaatttattcattaatatgTTGCATTCAACATAGATTTTCATAATCAAATGAGTGagaatgattttttatttttattttagataaaaaaattCTCATATAAACATCTCCCAATATTATTCAATAAACACTTATGATGGTACTTGATAGTTGATACATACGTATATAGTAATATTGGTGGTACAGTGTTAGTAGTACAAAACAGAGCCCGTATACTGGCTGATTTTTATTGACAAGAAAAGTATGATTGTCAAAAATAGAGTAAACTAGGAGTAATTTCTAAAACTGgggttaaaaatatttttttaactttacaTTCAAGTACTTCTGAATTCGTCTAGAGATTCATGTTATTCATTAATAATTTTGGCACTTCGGATTCGTCCTAtgtatccatttttttttaccttaaaatcaattttttttaatgcatcGATGCAAATTCAATCATATCTTAAATTCCAATTAGGGGAGGTAAATTTCATTTGTGTAATTTTTTAGATACAAAATTTCGAGTAAGCTATTCTAATGTATTTAATGATAAAATTGAGATGGGCTATTTTGGGTATTGGATTGGGCTCATGTAGCTCTATGTTTATCACTCGGTCTAATATAAGTTTGTGTAAAATTACTAgtcatttaataataataataataataataataataaatattctcagCTCAAAATATAGACTTATTTTTCACAAATACAATTTTTAAATTGGTATTTTGGGTGAAGAATATAATGGCATGTGACATTGTAGACACAAGACAACGTGTGTATTACAGTTTTCGGCTATTGGGCTTTCTAGTGAGTGACCTAGGCATGTCGATGCGCGGGTTTTATTCAGATCGATTTGGAACCGTTGATTACCCGATAAGATATAAAGTAACGGTTGCGATTCTTGTTCTAGACTCGACCCACTCAAATCCAAAATCTAATCGGTCCAGACCCGATCTGACCCGCTTGTTTCAGGTCTGGACCGACCCAACTCGttaacatttatttttttattattattattatttacaaaaatgcataattttacacgtaaaaatgcattaaattacacaaaaatTGCATTGCACTTTCCACAAATTTGGTTTTTTCATCACcaacccacccccacccccgaggtcaatttaaaaaaaatgaaaaaaattaaaaattgcaaagaaaaaaaaaattgtcttgGGGGATATGGTAGCGATAATACCagatttgtgaaaaaaaattaaaaaaaaaattgtcttgACGGTTGGGGAGGGgagggtggggtggcgaaaataccagatttgtgaaaaataatattttaaagttaaaaaaatttaaaaaaaaattgtctggGGGGACGGGGGTTGGcctggtggggggtggggtggcaaCATAATTATTTTTGGGCTTTTTGGGTATGGGTATTATTTGACCCATGGGTAATTAACCTATTCGGACCATTTAATTTTGTCATTCAATGGTCCCGGTACATTCCAGATTCAATAACTAACGGGTGGTTCTAGATCTGAAACCAGAATAATTTTCATGGTTCCGATCCGAATAAAATCCATCCATTAACATCCTTAAGCAAGTTGTCCGGGATCAACTCGAAATAGCTTTATTTGCAGCATTCCCTTATTTATCGAATAGCCGAATAGGGAAGAAGGTTGTCACTTCAAATTCGACTAGGGATGCATTGGTCTAGAAATTCATTTGAATAAAAGTTGGTAGCATAATACCAGGGGCGGATCTATTCAAGGGCTGTACTAGGCTTCAGCCCAGTGCAGACCCAAATATTTATCctatatattgtatatatttaactTAATATCTACACAATCCAGCTCATAGGCCACTTCAgcctctaaaaaaataaaaaatcttcaacataataatgaaaattaatttatttttatagaatatagatgattttctaaaaaaatgcATAGATGCAGCTCTTTATGTACTTTCAATGTACCTATTATTGGATCAATAGAAAAGTACAACTATTTATTGTATTATGTTACTGATTTTTAATCCTGGCtccattaaaattttatttcgacacacaaaaaaaaaaactgtatgAACTGTTCAAAAAAATTTGGCTCGGGGGCCATCGCTCCCGAACCCCCATGCAATGCCTTCAAATTCAGCCCCCTTCTTgacaaatcctggatccgcccctacATAATACTACAAATTTATTTGATCTCCTGCGGCGAATGTTGCTTTTTTGACTTGTGCTTCCTATGCCCTTGCCCAAGGAGCAATGCTTAACCCAACCCAATCGAGAAAGAGAATATTGAGCTCTCTTATTTGAATGCAAGGATCGATCGATCTTAGGAGGCGAAAACCTTATTTCAGTTAGCTCTACAATGTCACATCACATCTTATATTCTTcactaaaaatattaattataaaattgttaACGCCTATGGTCAAAGATCTCAAATTTGAGTTCATCGCAATACAATCTTTAAATTATTGCAATTAtatgtaaaaaaatattacaaaacaATATCGGCGATGAGGTGATTTTTTTGTTTACattaaaatattactattaaatAAGGTGAAATTTGATAAAAACCCACGTTAAACTAGCTTTAATCATCTCAATTTAGATGAATCCATAAGTTTCAAACTATACAAATTCACAGGGTTTTCCACCACTCTAAATGATGCTTTCTTAATTGTCAATCCCAAGTGTTTTCTTCATAGAGTTTTTGAAACTATTGTCTATGTTGTCTTTCAGTCCTTgtgcatgtatttttaattttatatttaatatacgAAATTACAATTAAAACCACTAATAAGCTCCAATTCTATTGTGCCAACTCTCACCTCACTTAGTCGTTCCATATCCACCAAGTAGATTGACAATATATGATGACAATTAGGAAATGATTTTTAGGGAGAGGGgtttatttattcaattaagAAATATAGAGAAGATGAGAGTCGGCGCTGCTTTACAATTAAAATTAGGATTGTACTCCATTTTGCCTTTCAAAAACATTGTACTGcataatcaaaacaaaaaaagttGTACTGCAAATAAAGAACATATATAAGCGGCGCTGAATCCATTATAGAGTTTTTCAGAGAATTATAATTGCAGAAAACAATATAGTGAATCCGAACAATACATTTTATATACCCTGAAAAAAGTTTAATTATACTGATATAATTAAGCGGCGagttatatatactttttttttccatCTATTATAGCTCATTTTAATTAGAAGATAATATAGTGAATCAGAGAAGATATAAGCGGCGCACCtaagaaataaaattagggcTCCTTAAGTTGTACACTACATAatatcaaaaacaaaaaagttgTACACTACATTttatattgtttttttattatcCTCTTTTATAgtatagcttttttttttttataattatttttatctattgcTTGAAAGTTGGATCAATTTTTAGGCTAATTTAATAATACCTGAACTTTTTCATACAATAACAACTAGGACGTTTAGTTTCAGGTTATTTAATCCAGTTAAGGTTTCAAAACTATCATGTTATAAATGGGTTATTGATTTCTAGAACACATAATATAAGTTATTGAGTATTATACATATTTCCTCTCAagagaaaaatattatacataattgatagatttttttttctatctattatagctaattttatttattatagatATGGTTCAAATATGATAAATGTAACAATGATATAAATTACAAACATcaaataaaattgaatgtttCATGAGTTAATTtgtaatttagaaaaaatatagGTAAAATTGAAAACATACAACGAGAATATTGTTTTAAATTATGGATTATGAATGCAAGTAAACCATACAAgttcaattttattaataaagatACATGcacataattttaataaatttttgggAAAGTAGTAAtgtaaattaaaattcatttaGTTATCCAGTAGATAAATATCACTTTTGCATAAGAAGAAAAATTTGAAACTTATAAACTAATGATTCATCTTCACTTACTtacaacaataaaaataaatatataaataattttgattcgtataaatataaaaaacatctaatttgaaaaaaaaacaatttgaaAAACTTGAAATAAATAAGGATGGTGCATGAATAGTACCataagattttaagacttaattttttattaatagaaaGGTATGAAATTCtaatttaaaatgaaacaaataattcatgagttaaataaataattcaattataaaATAATCCATGGATCCAAATATTTAGAGATAGAGAATGTGAGACGAGAGATGAGTGTAGAGAATTTATAAAGTTTAATAATAGGATGGTTGCCTGTAAGAAAATAGGATTTAGAAAAAATGacaatttttgtatttttgtgaGAAGGTTGGATCAACTTTGATATTGGTTTTGTATGATATATTTTTGTATTCTATATACATTCTTTTAATTATAATCcatatttaaaaagaaaagtagctacacatgtttttttttttttttgttccaacAATATCaccatatattaatatattcgAATATACTACAACAACTATAGAACTTTTAGATGACACATAAGAAAAGCAATTAGGTCTTGAAAACAAAATCACCAATATTTAAATTCACGAGTTGGGCCTACAAAATTAATCCCATAAtttgtgaaaataaaataataacatcTACCTACGTCAATAGTTTACTTCgttttattttgtatatataaatctaaaattgTGTAATCAAAATCTTTAGATAAAATAAGAATGGAAGATTATTCTTAATTGTATTAAGTTTACAGAAAACTACAGCACTTGGTTTGAATTTGGAAGgagaaaatttttatttattcttaaatATAGTATTAAAGTTAATAatgaattcattacttttataaAAAGATACTACCTCCGTTCCAATAATGAAGACGTGGTTGTCGCAATAATAAAGAGTATCATTAGGGGTAAGCCACAACACTTTATCATCTAAACTTAAACTAATCAAATACTATTAATGAGGGTGGCCACAACACTTTATCACATAAACTATCTTTTCtaaatctctgtgcccaaatgaatattgtcttcattattgggacggaggaagtagatTGTTATCTCacaataatatattttctttttatatacacttacaaaaaaatttataatactaCTATGATGCATTACAAATTCGTATGAATATGTagaccgtgcatcgcacgggtaaaaTACTAGTTAgaaaatgatttttaaaattcttaatCAATTTTGAGCTTCATGTTGTATAAATCTTAATTCATACTAGTTAGgtagcttcaaaaaaaaaaaatcatactagTTAGGAAATGGTTTTTAAAATTCTTAATCAATTTTGAGCTTCATGTTGTATAAATCTTAATTCATAGTTCGTGCAATAGTTAGAACGGAATAATAAATCAAAAAACTGAAACTTTATTAACATGCCTTAAAAATTGAAGTTAATTTGAACAAAgtccaaaattttgaaatttaaattgcaATCTCTAAATTTAATCAGGACTCGTCGGTTAACTTATGTAGCGATTAAGATGGCAGCAAGGATGGCACAATGTCGTTTCTACCCCCGTTGTCAAGCTGTGAACGTGCGGAGAATAAAGGGGTAATAAGGGAAATACACAAAATAGCAAGTTAATAGTAATACTTTTTTTAgattaaatattatatactccAGCACATTAATATTAAGCGGTACCGAAAATGAAGccaaatttatttatgtatgcaTGCATATTTTGTAAGTATATATGTCTCTCTAAAACCCTTTCGTGTCTGTTTGTTTTCAAACCCTCCCGCGAAGCAATTTTTCGCATTTTCTAGATGCCCTCGTAAAATTGAGAGCGAATTCCAATTGTTTGTGAAAGGAGAGGGCTTTTCTCGCATACACACTTATATACTCGATTCAAGTAATTCGATTGGTTTAATTGGATCTTCAACTGAGTGATTCAGTTCCCGGCAGATCTGGTTTTTTAGTGGctgtttttttatttgattagttTTTGAGTTAATTTGGTTGAGTTCAATGGAAGACGGTAATCAGCCGAGCCTCGATCGCTTCGCCCCCATTCAGTCCCCTGGTTTGTTCTCAGCTTATTATTGACTGTGCTCATTCCTTTGAGTTTACTTGCTCGtgattgcaatttttttttggtcaCCTTACGTCATGCCCTCGAATTTAGGCCGTACATTCACTCCGAAACATTTAATCATCGAGAATTGGTGGTTCGGTATTGAAATTTTGGAATTCCTTTTGATTTGCATTTCTCAgatttagtttttagggtttacgTTTAGGGTATTGGAGCCATTTATATATCATATTGTACTGATTTGTGTTTTGTTAGAATGGTTTAGGTGGAAATCTTAGCTGAGCTATAACAAATATGTTCTCTATTTTCGAGTGAAGAAAAGTCATGATAAACCATACGAGTTTGTCTTGTTTCTGCAAGAATCTATTAATCCTCTAGGAACTGAAAACATGGTTGATTGGGGAAGTATGTATTTTACTTTGTAGGAACTGATTTTGGTGccaattattaattaagaatGAAGAACTATTGTAGcctcaatttttattttcttaatgttGAAGACTCGTTAACTTGTTTATTTCATAGTTTATTGCAAATATGTTTTTGGCCTTAGGTGGTCTAGCGGTGAGTTTGAAAGAAAACCATGACTTGCTTATGCTGTAGAACTTTTAACTCCTGAAATAGGATCATTTACAACTCCCTTAATGCATGATGCACTCGtcaaatttatttctttaagaGGGGGATAAGGCTAAGTGGAGCAAAAAGGGTGGGCTGAGAAACccatactttttttttccacTCGTTTTATTATCCCCACTCTTCTGGGATATTTTTCTATTAATAACCAGGTTATGAATCTTATGATATATAGTTGGgcataaaaataaatgtttgaCTGCTTTagttcactatttatagtttgtTACCTGAGTAATCTCCATATGATATTGATGGTAAGTTTTTGTTTTCCTATGACAATTGCTGTTGGATACAGGTGACCGAGCTGTTGAGATACATACTTTGCCTGAACAGGTCTCTTTTCAGTAGTCTGATCCTTTACTTTACTAGGTTATGTGCTTGTAATCCATATGTTTTAATTAGCATATCTGATGTGCTCCATTTCTACTTCTTTTTTCAACCTGTTACCAGCATCCCTCACCAAAAGGTGAAAGGATTGTTTCTACAAATCCTTCTCCAGATACTGCCATTTCGGGTGCCTCAAGAACCACCAAAGATCAGCCAGCAACTTCAGAACCAAGTGGAACTCTTTCTGCAGTGCATCCATATAATGCATATACCCCTCAAGAACAGGGTTACTATTTCGGAGGTAGTTAATTTGACAAACCTGTtgatgaacttttttttttggtttgtatGTGTATGTGTGGTATAAAAGTCGCATAATTAATTGTTTTCATAGACAGTCGAGTCTTTCCTTCAAATGTGATTTCAGTCTCTGGATCTCATTATGTTGTTGTTCCTGCATAGAATTTTATGTCCTGATGTGGAGCTTACATCTTTCTTTTGTGCTCCATGGTTACTGATAAGATTCCATGATTATAGCAGGACAATTATGCAAGAAAACATAGAAATCCatttaatatatgtaaaatTGGCAGTTGCCTGATCATTTGTGCATTTTAACTATTCGAATGTTAACTTCTAGGTTAGCAGCTCATATTTCAAATGTAACAATCATAGACTTTAGGCTTGACAGTTGtgtcaaattattattatttcttcaGCACAGTTTCTGCAAGCATATCTAAACCTTATACAAAAAAACTAGAAAAGTGCCCATGGGTGTTGTATTGTTAGAATTGGTTTACATGTCCTTTTAGTGCACTCTATTGGCTTTCGTATCCCCCTAGCAAAAAGAAATATGTAAAGAAATTTGAATGTCGGTCAGGTGCTATGCTACCAATGAATGTCATGCATGTCATGTCTGTGTTATACCTTCCATGATTTGGGCTTTCCTCTGACCTTGCATTCCTGTAGGTTATGAAAATGGCAGTGGTAACTGGGACGAACATTCTAACTATGTTAATGCAAACAACTTACATGTCATACCTCCAGTGAGTACaatattttttgtcatttttatattttctaatgGATTGAAGCCATAGTCACTAATATAGTTTTAACCTTGTGAAAGGGAATGTACAATGATAATTCTTCACTCTTCTTTCCACCAAGCTATGGCTTCGACTCCCAGATGGCATATGGACAGTTCTCCCCGCTGGCTAGCCCCATGTCTTCAATAATGATTGATGGTCAGCTGTTTTCTCCACACCAAATGCCTGTGACTCCCCCTTACTATCCGCCAGCAGTTTCACCTGGCCCACCCCATGCTACTTCGGGACTTCCAGCTTCACAGACTGAATTAATGCCATCCGGAAATAGCAGCCAAGAAAATCTTATTGACAATGCATTTTTTGGCCCAGGATCTTATTATCTACCATTTGGTTCTTTTGGTGGTGGAGATATTTCTGGGAATAGTGGTCATGGTCTTTATAATTTCCCTGGCGAGTTTGCATCCAACGAACCAATGCCAAGCCGCTCGAGTTCCTTAGATTCTAGCAGGTTCATGTCTCCATTAAATTCTGGAAATGTGTATCCTCAACCTATTGGCATACTTGGATCGTATGAGCAAAATGTTGGACAGGTTTGTTAAACGTTTTTGACAAAATATACACATTGTGCAGAAAAAGGATATGCTCTTGCATAGCCACCCACGGAGTAGAGAAAACTGGATGTTTTTTTATTTCACATTATGTTTAAATATGCTTGAGCATTGAAAGATCATAT
This window encodes:
- the LOC130988313 gene encoding squamosa promoter-binding-like protein 3, translating into MEGDSAGLEWENLALFSSKPLHPFSMPTDFYHDPDLSLGRHPFASPSPSPAPSSIPVSVSSTPTKRSRASYHNMQNPCCQVEGCNLDLKLAKDYHRRHRICETHSKSPKVIVAGMERRFCQQCSRFHDLSEFDDKKRSCRRRLSDHNARRRRVQPESIQLTSSPALYTDQRQQQQQQQQNVLLNGLPVSSWENSMSRHALLRPPKLNEDLLLHMDPIHRSTPRILDQCVHNNSSMAPDLLSAHSLLSSNSWSLNEGESSSSMEGIVMRHPDPDSHHFQTNNIGLDQPPLLHSVNMHNAASSHHQEYQLFKSPYHSGNFYSTQRSL